The following proteins are encoded in a genomic region of Bubalus kerabau isolate K-KA32 ecotype Philippines breed swamp buffalo chromosome 13, PCC_UOA_SB_1v2, whole genome shotgun sequence:
- the LOC129625114 gene encoding antileukoproteinase-like produces MKSSGLIVFLVIFAFGFLMPWAVEGAPKEKGKRGACPFIRPAMCLVYEPPECHSDWQCPKRKKCCQDVCGIKCMDPVDTSKPVKVTPGRCPVVTGRCERRNPVDDCQNDSHCLNGFKCCRGPCGNSCVLPVKDSTFPGQKH; encoded by the exons ATGAAGTCCAGCGGCCTTATCGTCTTCCTGGTGATATTTGCCTTTGGATTCCTGATGCCCTGGGCTGTGGAAGGTGCTCCCAAAG AAAAAGGTAAACGTGGAGCCTGTCCTTTCATACGCCCTGCAATGTGCTTAGTATATGAACCCCCTGAATGCCACAGTGACTGGCAGTGTCCGAAGAGGAAGAAATGCTGCCAGGATGTTTGTGGCATCAAATGCATGGATCCTGTAGACACGTCAAAGCCAG TTAAAGTCACTCCTGGGAGGTGTCCAGTGGTCACCGGCCGCTGTGAGAGGCGCAACCCTGTAGACGACTGCCAGAACGACAGCCACTGCCTGAATGGTTTCAAGTGCTGCAGGGGTCCGTGTGGGAATTCATGTGTCCTGCCGGTGAAAG ATTCAACCTTTCCAGGTCAAAAACATTAG
- the LOC129625115 gene encoding antileukoproteinase-like, whose amino-acid sequence MKSSGLIVFLVIFAFGFLMPWAVEGTPKGKPGVCPFVRPAMCLVYEPPECQSDWQCPKRKKCCQGLCGIKCMDPVDTSKPVKVTPGKCPVVSGHCEMHKPVDDCQNDSHCLNGFKCCRGPCGNSCVLPVKDSTFPGQKH is encoded by the exons ATGAAGTCCAGCGGCCTTATCGTCTTCCTGGTGATATTTGCCTTTGGATTCCTGATGCCCTGGGCTGTGGAAGGTACTCCCAAAG GTAAACCTGGAGTCTGTCCTTTCGTACGCCCTGCAATGTGCTTAGTATATGAACCCCCTGAATGCCAGAGTGACTGGCAGTGTCCGAAGAGGAAGAAATGCTGCCAGGGTCTTTGTGGCATCAAATGCATGGATCCTGTAGACACGTCAAAGCCAG TTAAAGTCACTCCTGGGAAGTGTCCAGTGGTCAGCGGCCACTGTGAGATGCACAAGCCTGTAGACGACTGCCAGAACGACAGCCACTGCCTGAATGGTTTCAAGTGCTGCAGGGGTCCGTGTGGGAATTCATGTGTCCTGCCGGTGAAAG ATTCAACCTTTCCAGGTCAAAAACATTAG